One Cryptococcus neoformans var. grubii H99 chromosome 3, complete sequence genomic region harbors:
- a CDS encoding large subunit ribosomal protein L37-A, with amino-acid sequence MGKGTPSFGKRHSKSHTLCRRCGNRSFHKQKLTCAQCGYPAAKLRSFNWGLKAKRRKTTGTGRMAHLKNVNRRFKNGFREGGAATKKAKAE; translated from the exons ATG GGTAAA GGTACTCCCTCCTT TGGTAAACGACACTCCAAGTCCCACACCCTCTGCAGGCGATGTGGTAACAGGTCTTTCCACAAGCAGAAGCTTA CCTGCGCTCAGTGTGGTTACCCTGCCGCCAAGTTGAGGTCCTTCAACTGGGGTCTTAAGGccaagaggagaaagacCAC CGGTACCGGCCGAATGGCTCACCTCAAGAACGTCAACCGACGATTCAAGAACGGTTTCCGAGAGGGTGGTGCCGCCAccaagaaggccaaggccGAGTAA
- a CDS encoding nuclear protein, with translation MSNDESKETQQQAPLKRRRITRACDRCHRGGIRCASSSNPSVCAPCADFGSECTYNRPMKRRGPPPSKARESHGSSSGIALTRWTLPLPSDNWIYREVASHAQIETLVEAYYAIVYPIYPMFHWPTFTANIRRRVYTTYPAFHALTMSVCAIASARLRDGAVPSPNSSTPTSDSPPPTSETFYQAAVASYPRDITTASDFDYKRAKPLLATLAIQYGQIPAVHAHIGDYMTLCAIDGFHNESRWPNDLNEIEVQERRRLFWLAYQLDVYAATTWGAIIRHRESQSTVLYPAEVYSDEEITPTGIVKSVNPAHPVSFWRGWNFVVDLYRILEHAVTRLRARNHTFDAGNQIAALFSEGRVGSGTELKPGDLLLLVERLYRALPPELRATSEMTGDVETDRYGFQAANILVTMQTMKMVVAGMAEWSVEQRCSIAGELLDAFATVPRAYIQAISTPLLHHLAGVGHLLASIIHSPLSPAAYLHVRTVLLSMADLLSSLESHLTSTGGIAPKLREHVERIDRYMTSATESNGKLVTIASTIHDAQTRQHLATPHHAKATTPAIPFPLGNIGAVSGTAGNVAGTGSSGMSTGTNSSNVRTTSRPSMSANADVYNPSPLGNANAEFQLKPSATSSSSSLPVPHLSQPPASHIQNTILPTSSSSVPRPMHLPFGGIGGGVGDIGAGESLQRREPSVITPSSSRSSRSTPPQFSPRFVDTSLVSHPVPPPSIGQPQGNLSDLPLPLQPSHSQNQSQGRTPHNQSQPLVESPFHLTISNFPPESQQPAYQLPDDLFVDWPFLFNEFGFQGDAFDFLSSSIGGGGGGTGGEGAGAGVFDGVQAGASGSTLPVGNFGRAAVTGNGGGRIPPGLEGANLQ, from the exons ATGAGCAACGACGAGAGCAAGGAAACCCAGCAGCAAGCACCTCTTAAGAGGAGACGTATCACT AGGGCGTGTGATAGGTGTCATAGAGGCGGTATCCGT TGTGCATCCAGTTCAAACCCGTCGGTATGCGCACCATGCGCAGACTTTGGTTCAGAATGCACTTACAACAGGCCTATGAAACGGCGCGGT CCTCCGCCTTCGAAAGCGCGTGAAAGTCATGGGTCGTCGTCAGGCATCGCTCTGACAAGGTGGACACTTCCTTTACCGAGCGATAACTGGATATACCGAGAGGTGGCCTCTCACGCACAAATAGAAACGCTCGTTGAGGCGTACTACGCTATTGTGTACCCAAT TTACCCAATGTTCCACTGGCCAACATTCACAGCAAATATCCGCCGTCGAGTTTACACCACGTATCCAGCCTTCCACGCCCTGACAATGTCGGTATGCGCCATCGCTTCCGCTCGTCTTCGTGATGGCGCTGTTCCTTCGCCAAATTCTAGCACCCCAACCTCCGACTCACCGCCTCCTACATCGGAGACTTTTTACCAAGCTGCCGTAGCCTCGTACCCTCGAGATATCACCACCGCTTCAGACTTCGACTACAAAAGGGCCAAGCCTTTGTTGGCGACTCTGGCCATCCAGTATGGTCAGATCCCGGCTGTTCATGCGCATATCGGCGACTATATGACGCTTTGTGCTATTGATGGATTCCATAATGAGTCGAGATGGCCGAATGACTTAAACGAGATTGAGGTGCAAGAGCGTCGTCGCTTG TTCTGGCTCGCATATCAGCTTGACGTATACGCCGCGACAACTTGGGGAGCTATTATCCGTCATCGTGAATCACAGTCCACCGTTTTGTATCCAGCCGAAGTCTACTCGGACGAAGAAATAACCCCTACAGGTATTGTAAAATCTGTCAACCCAGCTCATCCCGTATCATTCTGGCGAGGATGGAATTTTGTTGTCGACTTGTACCGTATTCTCGAACATGCTGTTACGAGGTTGAGGGCGAGGAACCACACTTTTGACGCTGGTAATCAGATTGCCGCTTTGTTTTCAGAAGGTCGAGTGGGGTCGGGGACAGAGTTGAAGCCAGGCGATTTGTTGCTTCTTGTGGAGAGACTGTACCGTGCCTTGCCTCCAGAGCTAAGAGCCACGAGTGAGATGACGGGGGATGTTGAAACAGATCGTTATGGTTTCCAAG CCGCAAACATTCTTGTCACAATGCAGACCATGAAGATGGTTGTTGCAGGTATGGCCGAATGGTCCGTCGAACAACGCTGTTCCATTGCCGGCGAACTTTTAGATGCGTTCGCGACGGTACCTAGAGCATACATCCAGGCTATCAGCACTCCTCTT CTGCATCATCTTGCTGGCGTTGGTCATCTACTTGCTTCCATCATTCACTCTCCCCTTTCTCCCGCTGCTTACTTGCACGTTCGCACCGTACTTCTCTCCATGGCCGACCTCTTGTCCTCACTTGAGTCACATCTGACTTCCACTGGAGGCATTGCCCCTAAGTTGAGAGAGCACGTGGAAAGGATTGATAGATACATGACCAGTGCGACGGAGAGTAATGGCAAGCTGGTTACTATC GCATCCACCATTCATGACGCGCAAACAAGACAACATCTAGCTACTCCTCACCATGCTAAAGCTACAACACCCGCcattcccttccctttggGCAACATCGGCGCCGTTTCGGGAACTGCGGGCAATGTAGCTGGTACAGGTAGCTCGGGCATGAGCACTGGCACAAATTCATCAAATGTTCGTACTACTTCAAGACCGTCCATGAGCGCCAACGCGGATGTCTATAATCCGAGCCCGCTAGGAAATGCCAATGCGGAGTTTCAACTTAAGCCTAGTGCTACgtcttcctccagctctTTACCCGTACCTCATCTTTCCCAACCACCAGCATCTCACATCCAAAACACCATTTTACCTACAAGTTCATCCTCTGTCCCGCGGCCAATGCATCTCCCATTCGGAGGTATTGGGGGTGGTGTAGGTGACATTGGTGCTGGCGAGAGTCTTCAAAGACGTGAGCCTTCAGTAATTACACCTAGCTCGTCTCGTTCTTCCCGCTCTACGCCACCACAGTTCTCACCCAGGTTTGTGGATACTTCATTGGTCTCGCACCCCGTCCCTCCGCCATCTATTGGACAGCCTCAAGGCAATTTGTCCGATTTACCGCtacctcttcaaccttctcattctcaaaACCAATCCCAAGGCCGTACACCGCACAACCAATCTCAACCACTGGTTGAAAGTCCTTTCCATCTGACGATATCAAACTTCCCGCCCGAATCCCAGCAGCCAGCGTACCAATTGCCCGATGATCTATTTGTAGATTGGCCATTCTTATTCAATGAGTTTGGGTTCCAAGGGGACGCGTTTGATTTCTTAAGCTCGAGTAtcggcggcggtggagggggcACTGGCGGTGAGGGTGCGGGTGCAGGTGTATTCGATGGCGTTCAGGCAGGAGCTAGTGGTAGTACACTGCCGGTCGGTAATTTCGGTAGGGCAGCTGTGACTGGGAATGGTGGAGGCAGGATACCACCCGGACTCGAGGGCGCGAACCTCCAATAA
- a CDS encoding dolichyldiphosphatase, variant yields MSIIKVSCPTNSIKISQDIAQKGILSWVLKRIFKGERPYIGHGEVGTGYGMPSSHSQAAGFLAAWGIGYALTHEDRNEQVRSVRAEKVRKWRTRVYVFALLLWSVGVSYSRFHLHYHSPAQIIAGYLAGLVFGAFYFTITEYYPLRHPLSPLARLRITVEYIWGGIGGVGGWELGDARGGWGEGWAFVDEEQPARVKREDKKRK; encoded by the exons ATGTCAATAATCAAAGTATCCTGTCCGACGAACTCCATTAAAATTAGTCAGGACATAGCACAAAAAGGCA TACTATCCTGGGTGCTAAAAAGGATATTCAAGGGCGAACGACCATACATCGGGCATGGAGAAGTGGGTACAGGATATGGTATGCCGAGCAGTCATTCTCAAGCTGCGGGGTTTTTGGCAGCATGGGGTATTGGGTATGCTTTGACTCACGAAGACAGAAATGAACAAGTTAGGAGTGTCAGAGCTGAAAAGGtgaggaagtggaggacTAGGGTATACGTGTTTGCGCTTTTGTTGTGGTCGGTAGGAGTATCCTATTCTAG GTTTCATTTGCATTACCATTCCCCTGCACAGATTATCGCTGGCTACCTCGCCGGTTTAGTCTTTGGAGCCTTCTACTTTACCATCACAGAGTACTACCCGTTACGACACCCTTTGTCTCCCCTAGCTCGGTTACGAATCACAGTAGAGTACATCTGGGGAGGAATAGGGGGTGTGGGAGGTTGGGAGCTGGGTGATGCCAGAGGCGGCTGGggtgaaggatgggcgtttGTCGATGAGGAGCAGCCGGCGAGGGTGAAAAGGGAGGataagaagaggaaatga
- a CDS encoding dolichyldiphosphatase, protein MSIIKVSCPTNSIKISQDIAQKGSMSLQLPESPLPPLKSFSLTHILYDPSHPLSIPLTLLSLSPIFLFVSYFTLLIFTRRISIAFLASGQLANEVLSWVLKRIFKGERPYIGHGEVGTGYGMPSSHSQAAGFLAAWGIGYALTHEDRNEQVRSVRAEKVRKWRTRVYVFALLLWSVGVSYSRFHLHYHSPAQIIAGYLAGLVFGAFYFTITEYYPLRHPLSPLARLRITVEYIWGGIGGVGGWELGDARGGWGEGWAFVDEEQPARVKREDKKRK, encoded by the exons ATGTCAATAATCAAAGTATCCTGTCCGACGAACTCCATTAAAATTAGTCAGGACATAGCACAAAAAGGCAGTATGTCCCTGCAGCTTCCTGAATCCCCGCTTCCTCCCCTCAAATCCTTCTCACTCACCCACATTCTTTATGATCCCTCCCACCCactctccatccctttaacgcttctctccctttccccaaTCTTTCTCTTTGTATCATACTTCACTCTCCTCATTTTCACCCGCCGAATATCCATCGCATTTCTTGCCTCTGGTCAACTTGCAAATGAAGTACTATCCTGGGTGCTAAAAAGGATATTCAAGGGCGAACGACCATACATCGGGCATGGAGAAGTGGGTACAGGATATGGTATGCCGAGCAGTCATTCTCAAGCTGCGGGGTTTTTGGCAGCATGGGGTATTGGGTATGCTTTGACTCACGAAGACAGAAATGAACAAGTTAGGAGTGTCAGAGCTGAAAAGGtgaggaagtggaggacTAGGGTATACGTGTTTGCGCTTTTGTTGTGGTCGGTAGGAGTATCCTATTCTAG GTTTCATTTGCATTACCATTCCCCTGCACAGATTATCGCTGGCTACCTCGCCGGTTTAGTCTTTGGAGCCTTCTACTTTACCATCACAGAGTACTACCCGTTACGACACCCTTTGTCTCCCCTAGCTCGGTTACGAATCACAGTAGAGTACATCTGGGGAGGAATAGGGGGTGTGGGAGGTTGGGAGCTGGGTGATGCCAGAGGCGGCTGGggtgaaggatgggcgtttGTCGATGAGGAGCAGCCGGCGAGGGTGAAAAGGGAGGataagaagaggaaatga
- a CDS encoding transcription initiation factor TFIIF subunit alpha yields MSDATLFLRKNKDKQRRRNASGAFRLASTSNSSLASRPGVSKGQPLADPSSSGAPSSAAPSPSSVSVKPEPDSSNNPNITEIKIFSTGSNSALRYNLMRLNSVKDVDPTQITAPVLMNRKKPGPKEPPTFALDENGKIVGRYVYDAEGKPVLDEEGQPVVERKEVVDMSLVGQAPGGGRKKRVKRGTKEVFHQDIEIMRLRREEALPWVLESGNPQDKPAQPEQWVGRMLEQGQLSTVLLSNDGTRDGFELMPLGRSYKFEPARPFKPLDSDAANKLFELQAKNKIHDRWAFRPADNQSGEASSAPTPIQVKAEPNELEQRASRMETRIKMLKGVTVDRKAKFERYEDDYQREGHRVERGMEGGVDEELDFDEAEEFQDDDDNNTFYRDAREEDEAKELEERLKKEFRVANANVGDRPQIDAEDDEDDLFGDKSLDDEGKKLRKIMRRRMRENGEDYDIDDESDSDSDDESTTSTQNKEKEKEKDKEKEKAKEKDATRNPSQPPSRPTSRPPTARTSSPSGSNLRYPSPKKGKASTAPPPVSGASLIAQRATSRGASPRPSTHGGHIAGRASSPLGRAPSPAEGRGPGVTGQSQPASRATSPAVRGSSPASGGGAATGGASPASGGPSTRDVSPAPPAGRPSSRKENAAVPSSSSSAKRKSSPSVSTPSADAPPRPKKHKKTGSLTPAPAPEDIPPFPGMITKQDVLGWFQRNKKKAVPMNEAIGAFRKRIVDAGPNRDANQKLFLGWIRMVADQENGNLSLKPEFRQ; encoded by the exons ATGTCCGACGCCACTCTATTTCTTCGCAAAAACAAGGACAAACAGCGTCGCAGGAACGCCTCTGGCGCTTTTCGACTCGCCAGCACCAGCAATTCATCGTTGGCCTCGCGACCTGGCGTCTCAAAGGGCCAACCTCTCGCTGATCCGTCATCCTCTGGAGCACcatcttctgctgctccttctccatcatctgTTTCAGTCAAGCCGGAGCCGGATAGCTCCAATAATCCTAATATCACAGAGATCAAAATCTTCTCCACTGGTTCGAACAGCGCATTGCGATACAATCTCATGCGCCTTAACTCTGTCAAGGATGTTGATCCCACACAGATAACGGCGCCTGTATTGATGAACAGGAAGAAACCAGGTCCGAAAGAACCCCCTACTTTTGCGTTGGACGAAAATGGCAAAATCGTTGGGCGGTATGTGTACGATGCGGAGGGTAAACCTGTCTTGGACGAGGAAGGCCAGCCCGTGgttgagaggaaggaagtggTCGATATGTCTCTTGTGGGACAGGCGCCCGGCGGCggcaggaagaagagggtcaAGAGGGGCACAAAGGAGGTTTTCCACCAAGATATCGAAATCATGCGTCTTCGACGAGAGGAAGCTCTTCCTTGGGTGTTGGAGAGTGGTAACCCTCAAGACAAACCAGCCCAGCCGGAACAATGGGTAGGACGGATGCTAGAGCAAGGACAGCTCTCTACTGTGCTTCTGTCAAATGACGGGACACGAGATGGGTTCGAATTGATGCCATTGGGCAGATCCTACAAATTTGAACCGGCTCGGCCTTTTAAGCCTTTAGACTCCGATGCTGCCAACAAACTG TTTGAGTTGCAAGCAAAGAACAAGATTCACGATCGATGGGCTTTCCGGCCTGCAGATAATCAAAGCGGGGAAGCATCCTCTGCACCGACGCCTATTCAAGTCAAGGCGGAGCCAAACGAGTTGGAACAGCGCGCATCTAGGATGGAGACGAGGATCAAGATGCTCAAGGGCGTCACTGTCGACCGGAAAGCCAAGTTTGAGAGGTACGAGGATGATTATCAGCGTGAAGGGCATCGAGTGGAGCGT GGTATGGAGGGCGGTGTGGACGAAGAACTCGATTTCGATGAGGCGGAAGAGTTTCAAGATGACGACGATAACAATACATTCTACCGCGATGcgcgagaagaggatgaggccaAGGAGTTGGAAGAACGGCTCAAAAAGGAGTTTCGTGTGGCTAATGCCAATGTCGGTGACCGACCTCAGATTGATGcagaagacgacgaagatgatctCTTTGGAGACAAGTCacttgatgatgagggtaaaaagttgaggaagataatgagaaggaggatgagagaaaatggagaggatTATGATATAGATGATGAGTCG GACTCTGATTCGGACGATGAATCTACAACCAGCACTCAGaacaaggaaaaagaaaaggagaaggacaaggaaaaagaaaaagccAAAGAAAAGGATGCTACCCGCAACCCTTCTCAACCGCCTTCGCGTCCCACTTCTCGTCCTCCCACCGCTCGCACATCGTCACCTTCCGGGTCTAATCTTCGCTACCCGAGCCCGAAAAAGGGCAAAGCCTCCACCGCCCCTCCTCCGGTCTCTGGCGCGTCTCTCATCGCCCAGCGCGCCACCTCACGAGGAGCTAGCCCTCGTCCTTCCACTCATGGAGGACATATTGCGGGTAGAGCCAGTAGCCCTCTTGGAAGGGCGCCCAGTCCCGCTGAAGGTCGTGGTCCTGGTGTCACCGGTCAGAGTCAGCCTGCGTCGAGGGCTACGAGTCCCGCTGTCAGAGGGAGCAGTCCCGCTTCGGGAGGTGGTGCAGCCACCGGAGGGGCCAGTCCTGCTTCTGGAGGACCATCAACGAGGGACGTATCCCCCGCTCCCCCTGCTGGTAGACCGTCCTCGAGAAAGGAAAACGCTGCAGTcccatcatcgtcttcgtccGCGAAGCGTAAGTCATCACCTTCCGTTTCTACTCCATCCGCCGATGCACCTCCCCGACCGAAAAAACACAAGAAGACCGGTTCTCTTACCCCAGCGCCGGCACCGGAGGATATCCCTCCGTTCCCTGGTATGATCACCAAGCAGGACGTTTTGGGTTGGTTCCAACgaaacaagaagaaggctgttCCTATGAATGAGGCGATTGGAGCATTCAGAAAGAGGATTGTGGATGCTGGGCCTAATAGGGATGCCAACCAGAAGTTGTTCTTGGGGTGGATTAGGATGGTGGCTGATCAGGAGAACGGGAACTTGAGTTTGAAGCCCGAATTTAGACAGTAG
- a CDS encoding chaperone regulator, variant, with product MASTELDSAIKKSANDLTKELEVERIMSAFKLNPYDILDLPLSATETDVKKQYRKKSLLIHPDKFKHEKGLEAFDFLKKAHDHLADPAKRKDIDMIMTHARTQVLKSILGDGYSTNISDDDPRLTDLSPPFEQQIRAKGREILVEDELARRRKQKLAYANEGAEKARAEAEVAARKRKVEEQAKWEERRDDRIKDWRDFSQKKEKKRKKNNLHVLG from the exons ATGGCGTCAACAGAACTTGATTCTGCCATCAAGAAGAGTGCCAATGACCTTACCAAAGAGCTCGAG GTCGAGCGCATCATGAGTGCTTTTAAACTGAA CCCGTACGACATTCTTGATCTGCCACTGTCCGCTACCGAAACAGACGTGAAGAAGCAGTACCGTAAGAAGTCTTTGCTGATCCATCCGGACAAGTTTAAGCATGAAAAGGGTCTCGAG GCTTTTGATTTCTTGAAAAAGGCTCATGACCATTTGGCCGATCCCGCTAAGAGAAAAGACATTGACATGATTATGACTCATGCGAGAACCCAGGTCTTGAAATC CATCCTCGGAGATGGCTATTCAACCAACATTTCCGACGATGACCCCAGACTGACGgacctttctcctccattcGAACAGCAGATTAGAGCGAAAGGGCGAGAAATTTTGGTCGAAGATGAACTTGCTAGAAGACG GAAACAAAAGCTTGCATACGCCAATGAAGGTGCGGAGAAAGCTCGAGCTGAAGCGGAGGTTGCTGCGAGGAAGCGAAAGGTAGAGGAACAGGCCAAATGGGAAG aaCGACGAGATGATCGTATCAAAGACTGGAGAGACTTCTCgcagaaaaaggagaagaagagaaagaagaacaatCTGCATGTGTTGGGATAA
- a CDS encoding chaperone regulator: MASTELDSAIKKSANDLTKELEVERIMSAFKLNPYDILDLPLSATETDVKKQYRKKSLLIHPDKFKHEKGLEAFDFLKKAHDHLADPAKRKDIDMIMTHARTQVLKSILGDGYSTNISDDDPRLTDLSPPFEQQIRAKGREILVEDELARRRKQKLAYANEGAEKARAEAEVAARKRKVEEQAKWEGCNTISMPHIIFSFLITRIEYVADTCFPFSSSQNDEMIVSKTGETSRRKRRRRERRTICMCWDKNWGARVFGKFLFYAESIHSFLFAL, translated from the exons ATGGCGTCAACAGAACTTGATTCTGCCATCAAGAAGAGTGCCAATGACCTTACCAAAGAGCTCGAG GTCGAGCGCATCATGAGTGCTTTTAAACTGAA CCCGTACGACATTCTTGATCTGCCACTGTCCGCTACCGAAACAGACGTGAAGAAGCAGTACCGTAAGAAGTCTTTGCTGATCCATCCGGACAAGTTTAAGCATGAAAAGGGTCTCGAG GCTTTTGATTTCTTGAAAAAGGCTCATGACCATTTGGCCGATCCCGCTAAGAGAAAAGACATTGACATGATTATGACTCATGCGAGAACCCAGGTCTTGAAATC CATCCTCGGAGATGGCTATTCAACCAACATTTCCGACGATGACCCCAGACTGACGgacctttctcctccattcGAACAGCAGATTAGAGCGAAAGGGCGAGAAATTTTGGTCGAAGATGAACTTGCTAGAAGACG GAAACAAAAGCTTGCATACGCCAATGAAGGTGCGGAGAAAGCTCGAGCTGAAGCGGAGGTTGCTGCGAGGAAGCGAAAGGTAGAGGAACAGGCCAAATGGGAAG GTTGCAACACGATATCAATGCCCCACATCATTTTCTCATTTCTCATTACTCGTATTGAATATGTTGCTGACACatgttttcctttttcttcttcccagaaCGACGAGATGATCGTATCAAAGACTGGAGAGACTTCTCgcagaaaaaggagaagaagagaaagaagaacaatCTGCATGTGTTGGGATAAAAATTGGGGTGCCCGGGTCTTTGGCAAGTTTCTATTTTACGCCGAATCCAttcattcttttctctttgcTTTGTAA